A window of the Scophthalmus maximus strain ysfricsl-2021 chromosome 8, ASM2237912v1, whole genome shotgun sequence genome harbors these coding sequences:
- the slc26a11 gene encoding sodium-independent sulfate anion transporter — protein MDRPLLSRVTSGGCCSYSTLKAWLPILSWLPRYKLKWLQMDLLAGITVGLTTVPQALAYAEVAGLPVQYGLYSAFMGGFIYTLLGTSKDVTLGPTAIMSLLCFSVVGGQPQRAVLLSLLCGLIQAAMALLRLGFLLDFISFPVVKGFTCAAAVTIGFGQVKNILGLQGVPHQFLLEVYYTFYKIPEARTGDVVLGLLCFGLLVMLMFMKNSLDSEDAPPCTRLSRKLVWAVATMRNALVVVAASLVAFSWDAYGHHVFTITGETSQGLPPFMPPPTSDTMANGTVVSFGEIVEGFGGGLALIPFMGLLESIAIAKAFASQNDYRIDANQELLAIGVTNIMGSFVSAYPVTGSFGRTAVNSQTGVCSPAGGIITSVIVLLSLEFLMPAFYYIPKASLAAIIICAVAPMMDFHVVAKMWRIRKLDLLPFVVTFLMSFWQVQYGIMGGVAVSGVLLLYNIARPQIKESDHGALVMELSSGLSFPATEYLSHMIHTHALKASPPRSVVLDCHHVSTMDYTVISELRDVLRQFKLQDVQLIFSRLQPSVLEVLLAADLEGLRYTHSVEAALLLVESGNLLDD, from the exons ATGGACCGACCTCTGCTGAGCCGGGTGACATCCGGGGGCTGCTGCTCCTACAGCACCCTGAAGGCCTGGCTGCCCATCCTCTCCTGGCTGCCCAGGTACAAGCTGAAGTGGCTCCAGATGGACCTGCTCGCGGGGATCACCGTCGGGCTGACGACTGTACCGCAGGCGCTGGCTTACGCTGAAGTAGCCGGGCTTCCTGTGCAG TACGGACTCTACTCTGCCTTCATGGGGGGGTTCATCTACACCCTCCTGGGGACCTCCAAGGATGTGACGCTGGGTCCCACGGCCATCATGTCCCTCCTGTGTTTCTCCGTGGTGGGGGGGCAGCCACAGCGAGCCGTGCTTCTCAGCCTCCTCTGTGGACTCATCCAGGCTGCGATGGCCTTACTGAGATTAG gCTTCCTCTTAGACTTCATCTCTTTCCCTGTAGTAAAAGGCTTcacttgtgctgctgcagtaacCATTGGCTTTGGTCAGGTCAAG AACATTCTGGGCCTTCAGGGCGTTCCCCACCAGTTCCTCCTGGAGGTTTACTACACATTCTACAAGATCCCAGAGGCCAGGACGGGCGATGTGGTCCTGGGTCTGCTTTGTTTCGGACTGCTGGTCATGTTGATGTTCATGAAGAATAGTTTGGACTCCGAGGACGCGCCCCCCTGCACCAGACTCTCCAGGAAACTGGTGTGGGCTGTTGCTACCA TGCGTAACGCCCTGGTGGTCGTGGCTGCGTCCCTCGTGGCATTTTCCTGGGATGCATACGGTCATCACGTGTTCACGATCACCGGGGAAACCTCCCAGGGACTCCCGCCATTCATGCCCCCACCCACCTCAGACACCATGGCCAACGGCACTGTCGTCTCCTTTGGAGAGATTGTGGAG GGCTTTGGAGGAGGGCTTGCTTTGATTCCCTTCATGGGTCTGTTGGAGAGCATTGCTATTGCGAAAGCTTTCG CCAGTCAGAATGACTACAGGATCGATGCCAACCAAGAGCTGCTGGCAATTGGTGTGACTAACATCATGGGCTCCTTTGTGTCAGCCTACCCTGTCACCGGCAGCtttggcag AACTGCGGTAAACTCCCAAACCGGTGTGTGCTCTCCAGCTGGAGGGATCATCACCA GTGTGATTGTGTTGCTTTCCCTGGAGTTTCTCATGCCGGCGTTCTACTACATCCCCAAAGCATCTCTGGCTGCCATTATCATCTGTGCGGTAGCTCCCATGATGGATTTTCACGTCGTGGCTAAGATGTGGAGGATACGCA AGCTGGACCTGCTGCCTTTTGTCGTGACGTTCTTGATGAGCTTCTGGCAGGTGCAGTACGGCATCATGGGAGGAGTAGCTGTATCAGGAGTCCTGCTGCTGTACAACATAGCAAGACCCCAGATAAAG GAGTCGGATCACGGGGCACTAGTGATGGAGTTGAGCAGTGGACTAAGTTTTCCCGCCACAGAGTATCTCAGCCACATGATACACACCCACGCTCTGAAGG CATCTCCTCCGCGGTCAGTGGTCCTGGACTGCCATCATGTCAGCACCATGGATTACACAGTGATCAGTGAGCTCAGGGACGTGCTGAGACAGTTCAAACTACAAGACGTGCAGCTAATCTTTTCCAGATTGCAG CCCTCTGTCCTGGAAGTTCTCCTCGCGGCTGATCTGGAGGGcctcaggtacacacacagcGTGGAGGcggcgctgctgctggtggagtcAGGGAACCTCCTCGATGACTGA
- the sgsh gene encoding N-sulphoglucosamine sulphohydrolase produces the protein MLLQLLCLALASCRTGEAKARNVLLIIADDAGFETEVYNNSVVRTPHLRSLAQRSLVFSNAFTSVSSCSPSRSTILTGLPQHQNGMYGLHQGVHHFNSFDGVQSLPLLLSQANVHTGIIGKKHVGPGSVYPFDFAYTEENGSVLQVGRNITRIKLLVRKFFQTHKEEANERRWKKEENRGDRDDKRDEGRPFFLYVAFHDTHRCGHSQPQYGAFCEKFGNGEMGMGRIPDWTPEYYTPDQVKVPPFVPDTPAARADLAAQYTTVSRLDQGIGLVLQELRDAGYENDTLVVYSSDNGIPFPNGRTNLYRSGTAEPMLVSSPEHRERWGDTSQAYVSLLDITPTILDWFSVPYPSYSLPGSPANLVHLTGRSLLPALVTEPGHWQTVYASQSLHEVTMYYPTRSVHQGAYHLLHNLHYRMPFPIDQDLYVSPTFQDLLNRTRLGQPTHWFKSLQQYYYRERWELYDSRTDPLETRNLVSDPSQGAVLESLRQSLQKWQWETGDPWVCGPDYVLEDKLEPHCRPLYNGL, from the exons atgtTGCTGCAGTTGCTCTGTCTCGCCTTGGCCTCGTGTCGCACCGGGGAGGCGAAGGCGAGAAACGTCCTTCTGATTATTG CTGATGATGCAGGTTTTGAGACCGAGGTGTACAACAACTCTGTGGTCCGCACCCCCCACCTGCGCTCTCTGGCCCAGCGCAGCCTGGTGTTCAGCAACGCCTTCACATCTGTCAGCAGCTGCTCCCCCAGCCGCTCCACCATCCTCACAGGCCTGCCGCAg CATCAGAACGGCATGTACGGGCTTCATCAGGGGGTCCATCACTTCAACTCATTTGACGGCGTACAAAGTCTGCCGCTGCTCCTCAGCCAGGCCAACGTACACACAG GTATAATTGGGAAGAAGCATGTCGGCCCTGGATCTGTCTACCCTTTTGATTTTGCCTACACAGAGGAGAACGGCTCTGTCCTCCAGGTGGGGAGGAACATCACCCGCATCAAACTCCTGGTCCGCAAGTTTTTCCAGACCCACAAAGAGGAAGCCAATGAGCGAAGgtggaagaaagaagagaacagaggagaCCGTGATGacaagagagatgaggggaggccGTTTTTCCTCTATGTTGCCTTCCACGACACCCACAGGTGTGGACACTCGCAGCCCCAGTACGGAGCTTTCTGTGAGAAGTTCGGTAATGGTGAGATGGGGATGGGACGAATTCCTGACTGGACACCAGAATATTACACACCAGACCAAGTAAAG GTTCCTCCTTTTGTGCCAGACACACCTGCAGCACGGGCCGACCTGGCTGCACAGTACACCACAGTGAGCAGACTGGATCAGG GTATTGGATTGGTTCTTCAAGAGCTCAGGGATGCCGGTTATGAGAACGACACTCTGGTCGTCTACAGCTCCGACAACGGCATCCCCTTCCCTAACGGCAGAACCAACCTGTACCGCTCCGGGACGGCAGAACCCATGCTGGTGTCCTCTCCTGAGCACAGGGAGCGATGGGGAGACACCAGCCAGGCCTACGTCAGTCTCCTAG ACATCACTCCCACCATTCTGGACTGGTTCTCTGTTCCTTACCCGTCCTACAGCCTCCCGGGCAGCCCTGCCAACCTGGTCCACCTCACCGGTCGCTCCTTATTGCCTGCCCTGGTCACTGAGCCCGGCCACTGGCAGACCGTCTACGCCAGCCAGTCCCTCCACGAG GTCACCATGTACTACCCAACCCGCtctgtccaccagggggcgtaCCACCTTCTCCACAACCTACACTACCGCATGCCCTTCCCCATTGACCAGGACCTGTACGTGTCGCCCACCTTCCAGGACCTGCTGAACCGCACCAGGCTCGGTCAGCCGACGCACTGGTTCAAAAGCCTGCAGCAGTATTACTACAGAGAGCGCTGGGAGCTGTACGACTCCAG GACAGACCCTCTGGAAACGAGGAACCTGGTATCAGACCCGTCCCAAGGCGCCGTGCTCGAGAGCCTGAGGCAGAGTCTGCAGAAGTGGCAGTGGGAGACGGGAGACCCCTGGGTCTGTGGACCAGACTATGTCCTGGAGGACAAACTGGAGCCGCACTGCAGACCTCTCTAcaatggactctga
- the npb gene encoding neuropeptide B: protein MERSVRFAVVCVGVSLLISCRPVEAWYKQSTGPSYYSVGRASGLLSGIRRSPYVRRAETEETLMDSGETAGNNVIPETNRQVSLLKNMAICVKDISPDLKSCELLRDGTGTFQCKADVFLTLDSLDCLSA from the exons ATGGAGAGGTCCGTCAGATTTGCCGTGGTGTGCGTCGGAGTGTCACTGCTCATCTCCTGTCGCCCGGTCGAAGCCTGGTACAAGCAGTCGACCGGGCCCAGTTACTACTCGGTGGGTCGCGCCTCCGGTTTGCTGTCCGGCATCAGGAGGTCGCCGTACGTCCGGAGGGCCGAGACGGAGGAGACGCTGATGGACAGCGGGGAGACAGCAGGCAACAACGTGATCCCAGAGACTAACCGGCAGGTCTCCCTCCTCAAAAACATG GCCATCTGTGTGAAGGACATCTCCCCGGACCTGAAGAGCTGCGAGCTGCTGCGGGACGGGACGGGCACCTTCCAGTGCAAGGCGGACGTCTTCCTCACCCTGGACTCCCTGGACTGCCTGTCCGCGTGA